GTTAGTTAGATTGATAAAATCATGATTAATGAATCGATTGCCTTTGAGAAGTTCATGAGTCCACTCTTCGATGTCCATTGGCAAAAGAACCAAATCTCCTTCGGAATCAAATTCTTCAGAAACAAAAACGAGATACTTTCCATTCGGTGAAATGGATGGTTTGGTTTCTGAAAAAGGATGATTGGTAACAGGAACAACTACAGAACTTTTTAAATCGCGAAACCAAATATCAAAATTACCCTTCTGGTCCGTTGCATAAAATAAATACCTCCCATCGTTCGTTGTCGAATTGTATAGGTTATTTCCACGTTGGACTGTGAGAGGAAATGGTTTGGACTGAGTAGGTGAAAAGTAATTTTTTGAGATAGCCGAATAATCAAAGTCGACATTCGTCATCTTGACACTTTTCTGAAATAAAGCACATTGAAAGAAAAAGAAAGAAGATAGAAAAACAATAGAGATGGGAAACCGTAGAGAAGGTTTCATTGGAATTTCTCCCATCTACCATTTGTGGTTTCATAATACTCACCTGTAGAAACAGATTTATAATAATCTTCCACTAAAGATTGTTTGTATTTGATTAATTCTTCTTCTTTTTTTCCTTTTTTCTTTTGATTTAATATCTCTTTATCCCAAATTATCTTTCTTGATTCATTAAAAAAGAGAACTACATCTTCGACACGTTTTCGTTTGGCGGGAATTTCATACTGTGCACAATTTGGTAATCCCGAAGCCAGGGGATTTAATTTCAATAAACCTGCGGGAGTTTCTCCAATCATTCCGTGCATTTTGTATGTTTTGACTTCGGGAGTTAAATAGTTTAAACGAATTCGGTGTGCTTTAATATCAGGATCAGAATCTTCGGCTGCCAACTTTTCTCGATTGGATCTACCATTGGATGAAGATTGAATAGAGGCAATCATCCAACCTTCCTTTTCTAACTCTCGGTCTTCTCCAACCATTTGTTTTTCAGCTGCAGTCTGTGCATTGGTAATCGTAATTGGAGGAACTTTTAGATTAAAAAGGGACTTACAGCCCAACATTAAAAATACAAAAATAAGACGTTTCATAAATACCTCACTCTTGGTATGTTTGGATTTCGCTCTGTGCTCGTTTTAGAAAATTTGCGAGGGGCATCCTTTGTTGAGAAATTTTACCATCTTCTAAATTAATTAACAAAGAAAGCAAGGATCGATTAAAGTATACATCTGCATATACTAATCCTTTTGATAAAGAAACATCTATTTTATTAATCGAATAACTATCTGTTATACGATCAATAAGAAAGTTTTGCGGAGAAATCACATTCAAAGCACTTTTCCCAAAATCTCGGCCAATCTGAAAGATCGAAAAAAATAAATCTAAATTAGCAACAGGTTCACTCAAATCTCTTACTGAAATATTCAGATCCGCTTTTAGTTTTCCATCATCAATTTTATCTCGAACTTTTGGTGCCATAAGCTGTTTTAAGTCAATGTCGCGGATAAGAAAGTTCCCACGAAATTCCATTGATTTAGGATCTAGGTTCCCTAAATTGAAGACCATGTTTTTTCCCAAAACCAATCCATCCAAAGAATAGGATCGCAAAGACTCAATATTCGCATAATTTTCTTTATATTCGATAAATGCAGTAAGGCCAGGACCATCCTTTTGACGTTTTACATATTCAAAAGGTAAATTAGGTATGTTGGGATGTGTGCCGAGAACTTGTCCAATGGTTAGATTGGGAGGATGGTTTCTTCCATAGTTTTTTATGAAGATAGACTTATCACCAACGATAAGACTTTCTTCATGATTTTCAGCTAAATTGTGTTGGATGGGAATTTTTGCTACAACCTCTTCTAATAGGTATGCCTGGCATTGGTCACCTGGACATTTTTGATTATTATAAGAGATCACCGGAACTTTCGAATAAAACTCACCGTTGATATCATAATCGCGAATCGTGATATTTAATCCCAAATCTCCCTGAAAACTTAGTCCTTTTGCTAAATACTGTTTGGTGGGAGATAACAAACCGAATTTTAAATCTAAATTTCCAAAATATGGACCGAGAGGTGGTTTCGGCTTTCCATTCTTAAACAACTTACCATTGGCGGATAAGTTAAATATTCCAGCAAATGCATTCATCTTTAAAGTTTTGATAACTATTTCGTTTGTCTCTGCTCCTAAAAGAGAAAGATCTGCAGCCAATTTTAAGTCTTTCATTTCCAAACCTGGTAGTTCTGCACCGAGATCTGCTTTAATTTGTTTTGAAGTTCCCGAACCAGAATAACGAGCATTTAATTTTAATTTTGGATTGTTCCCAAGTAAGTTTTGTATTGGAGATATTTTTTCTTTTAATACTAATGGGAGCACAAGCAAAAGATTCGAAGTGTGAACATTCAAACCTAACGGTTGTACATTGGCGATTAAATTTGTTCCTAGTTGCAAATTCCCTTTCAAATCCAAATCTATTGCTTTATTTCCAGTGATTGTTTTTTGATCCAATTTTAGATCGGAAATTTTAATTTCCGAAAGACCAAATGGCCGATCAAAAACGAGAATTGTTTTCAAACCAAGTCCGAGTAAAGAAGAAGGAGATCTGGAGCGATCCAATTGATAACGGAATCCATCAATTTTTGCATTCGTTTGAATCAAAAGCGAAGCAAAGGATTCA
The window above is part of the Leptospira terpstrae serovar Hualin str. LT 11-33 = ATCC 700639 genome. Proteins encoded here:
- a CDS encoding DUF1318 domain-containing protein, whose amino-acid sequence is MKRLIFVFLMLGCKSLFNLKVPPITITNAQTAAEKQMVGEDRELEKEGWMIASIQSSSNGRSNREKLAAEDSDPDIKAHRIRLNYLTPEVKTYKMHGMIGETPAGLLKLNPLASGLPNCAQYEIPAKRKRVEDVVLFFNESRKIIWDKEILNQKKKGKKEEELIKYKQSLVEDYYKSVSTGEYYETTNGRWEKFQ
- a CDS encoding LIC_11026 family protein, whose translation is MNPILKVSLGIAKTKTFRGLLVLFLLYKSLFNAFTADLLVPKLVSHFTMGRMEGSFRTFSLFFGIEVKDLRLYPGLPFDHTPLLEAKELRLRYNLPLLLFGKIKISEIGLKNAKIQIEERSGQWNFVSLVKKSKSPLPEPTPEPKAPLTELKTYLPLQASAYIDLDAVEFQLKRETGSLHFFSIQDLSLQTELETNRFTSIPFDLSAVNQIDHVLLSLNATKPIPLDLDSEELRWKQTIPMSLRFEWDRTVSPEMFLFTTDIGKDDILLEVRKKPVQLGLRLLSDIHYDNQLDQVSINQLDLRVLGQSWLSLSGSIQDVSKETPKVNVLVGKSNMQLTSFQRSIDQLHGIIPEMKLSGDLSLEGTGIQGNWKDADANLKLKASQLYFKLGKSKAHSLSSAELQISSHLNLGDTKPQTAEKPFPYLMSLKVSPSHLDYNGASLSLYGEYFESQGLDFHLKVDKLQLGEYVSGLGGKLQMDLGVSAESFASLLIQTNAKIDGFRYQLDRSRSPSSLLGLGLKTILVFDRPFGLSEIKISDLKLDQKTITGNKAIDLDLKGNLQLGTNLIANVQPLGLNVHTSNLLLVLPLVLKEKISPIQNLLGNNPKLKLNARYSGSGTSKQIKADLGAELPGLEMKDLKLAADLSLLGAETNEIVIKTLKMNAFAGIFNLSANGKLFKNGKPKPPLGPYFGNLDLKFGLLSPTKQYLAKGLSFQGDLGLNITIRDYDINGEFYSKVPVISYNNQKCPGDQCQAYLLEEVVAKIPIQHNLAENHEESLIVGDKSIFIKNYGRNHPPNLTIGQVLGTHPNIPNLPFEYVKRQKDGPGLTAFIEYKENYANIESLRSYSLDGLVLGKNMVFNLGNLDPKSMEFRGNFLIRDIDLKQLMAPKVRDKIDDGKLKADLNISVRDLSEPVANLDLFFSIFQIGRDFGKSALNVISPQNFLIDRITDSYSINKIDVSLSKGLVYADVYFNRSLLSLLINLEDGKISQQRMPLANFLKRAQSEIQTYQE